The DNA window GACGAGGCATCCAGGGGGTTGATCGTGTTCACGTACTGGGTGACGAAGGAGAGGGGCTGATGGTTCTTGCCGAAGAACGTCAGCAGAGCGGCGATGATCAACACGCCCCCAATGTGCCAGTACACACTGAAGTCGTTGAGCTTGGACGTGAGGCGGATACCGAAGGCGTTGATGAGAACCTGCGGGATCATGATCACGACCATGATGAAAATGTAGAAGCCCCACGAGGTCAGCGTCCAGCCAAACATGCCTCCAAAGACGGGCGTCGCTGGGTCCATGCCCACTGCGCGGGTGAGCAGCCCGACGAAGTAGATGGCGGCGGCGATGTTGATGCCGGCGGTGATGGTGATCTGGCCCAGCATGTTCATCCAAGCGGTCATCCAGCCCCAGCCGACGCCCCCCAGTCGGGAGGCCCAGTAGTACAGGCCGCCGGCGGTGGGGTAGGCCGAAGCGATCTCGGCCATCGAGGCGGCGATGATCATGGTGAAGATGCTGACAATCGGCCAGCCGAAGGTGTTGATCATCGGCCCGGCGAACTTCAGGCCGTAGCCGTACAGCAGCATGGCCCCGGTCAGGATCGAGATGATCGAGAACGAGATGGCGAAGTTCGAGAAGCCGCCCATCTCGCGGAACAGCTGCTGGGCATAGCCGAGCTTGTGCAACTCTTTGACGTCGGCGGCGATGATCTCGTCGCGCGACTTGCCCTTCATATCAGCCATGGCGAGTCCTCCTCCTTGAAGGATGACAAGGATAACGATCTTCTTCGATGCGAGTTGGAACTGAGCGCCGTCCGCTGCAGCCTCGTCCCCGCCAACCTGCCCCCAGATGGCGGACCGCAGCAGCCCGGGTGATGCGGCTCGATTGAGCTAGGCCACCACCCCCTTCCCCTTGCAGACTCCCCTGTGAAGGAAAACCTGATCGCTGTTCACCGACGCGAAACCCCAGCAGCCCCCCGGGGTCGGCTGGGCTCCGGCAGTCGTTTGAGTGCGTGCAACAGGCCGGGTGGGACCGGCTGTGGACCTGTTGGTGCCTGTCACTTCCACCGACCGTACAGTTAATCCACGGAGCGGTCAAGTGACACTACTCACCCGTGGGAGGCTGATACGCGTACGCCGGGGGCCTCCTCATCCGACGGGCAGGAGGCGGTCCCGCTTGTGCCAGAGCGTCGGGCGTCGGGTGTGGGAGGCTGCCCAGGCGTCCGGCAGGTCGGGGAACGGGGCGCTAGCCTGGAGGGCCGGCCGCTGCTCCCGGGCAGGCCAGGCGGTAGCCATGCCCCCCAGCCAGCAGCCGTCGGGGATTGGCGGGATCGGCTTCCACCTTCTCCCGCAGATGGCAGATGTAGGCCTCCAGGTACTCGAGGTCATCGGCGAACGCCGCACCCCAGACAGCCATCAGCAGATCCTGAGCCGCTACTTCTCTGTCCGCATGCTGGGCCAGCATTCGCAACAGCCCATATTCGCCCGAGGTCAGGCTGACCTGCCGGCCGGAGAGGAACACGCGGCGATGCAAGTCATCCATCCGCAAGTCGCCGCACACGATCACGCCTCCGCCGGGTCGGTCTCCGCTGCGATGACGATCGGCCGCCATCCGCACGCGCCGCAGCAGCTCACCGGCGGCGAAGGGTTTCCACAGCACGTCGTCCACCAGGCGTTCCAAACCGCTGGGAAGGCCGTTGCCCCCGCGTTGGGCCGTCACCAGGATGATCGGGGCCGCGGTCACGGCACGCAGAGCGTAGGTCAGGTCCTGACCGACCGCGACGCCCCGCAGCACCAGGTCCAGCAGCACGACATCTGGCTGCCACCGGCTGGCGGCAAGCGCAACCTCGGTCGGCTCGGCCAGCAGCCGCACCTCGCAGCCCGCCGAGGTCAGGACCTCCTCCACCAGCCTGGCCAGTTTAAGCTCATCCTCGATGACCAGGACGCGCAGGGGGGGATCCTTGGCAGCCGGGGGAACAGGCGAGTGGTCAGCAGGCATGCAGTCTTCCTCCGGGTGATGACCCTTCAGCCACTCTACCAAGTCTTGCCTGCAAATCGCATAGGAATACCGCTGGAGTCAGTGAGAAATGCGTGAAAGCCGCGGCGGCGTTAGTCGGGTTCGTCCGGACAGGCAAGCATGTAGCCTACGCCCGGGCTGGTCACAATCCGCACCGGATGCCCCGGGTCGGCCTCGACCTTCTGGCGCAGGTAGCGGATGTAGGCGCGCAGGTATTCCAGATCGTCGCGGTACTCCGGACCCCAGACCGCGGCCAGCAACTGCGAGTGCAGCATCACCTGGTTCTTGTGGACAGCCAGCTCATGCAGCAGGCGATACTCGGTCGGCGTCAGGTGGACCTCCTGCCCACCGACGGTCAGCTTGCGGCGAGGCAGATCGATGCGCAGCTCGCCGCACGCCAGCTCGACCTCGTCGGCGGCGACCGACTCCTTACGCGAGCGGCGAATCACGGCCCGCACCCGCACCAGCAACTCCTTCGAGCTGAACGGCTTGGTGATGTAGTCATCGGCGCCTTGCTCGAAGCCGCGCACCAGATCGGTCTCTCGGTCACGCGCCGTCAGCATGATGATCGGGACATCCGAGAACTCGCGCACGCGCTGCGCCACGCCGAACCCATCCATGGCGCCCGCCAGCACGACATCCAAAATGACCAGGTCGGGCCGCTCCATGGCCGCCATCTCAACTGCGTTCTCGCCTCGTCCGGTGGAGAGCACGCTGTAGCCGGCGGCCGTCAGCACCTCACGCACCAGCCGCACCAGCTTCGGCTCGTCATCGACCACCAGGATCTTCCCCCGCTCCATCACTAGTCCGCCTATCCGCCTGGGATCACGCCCGGGCACTTCCTGGCAGCGCCTCGTATGGCAGGGAGAAGTACAGGCTGGTTCCCTCCCCGACCTTGCTTTCCGCCCAGATCCGCCCTGCGTGGGCGATGACGATCGCCCGCGCCACGGGAAGCCCCAGCCCCGTTCCGGCCACATGGTAGCCGGTCGGCGCCCGCACCCGGAAGTACTTCTCGAAAAGCGGGATTAGATTCTCAGGGGAAATCCCAACGCCCTGGTCGGAGAGGCAGATCACCACCTCCTGGGCGCGGGTCTCGCCCCGGATCAGTACCCGCCCGCCATCCGGCGAGTACTTGATGGCATTGTCCAGGATCACCCGCAGCACCTGCCTGATGCGCAGGTGGTCGGCATCAACGATCGGGAAGCCTGGCGGGAAGTCGACGATCAACTGATGGATCTCCGTGCGCCTCTGCATCTGCTCGGCCACTTCGCGGGCCAGGATTGGCAGGCGCAGCGGCTGCTTCTCCAGCGTGAATTGACCGGTCTCGATCAAGGAGGCGCTCAGGACCTCCTGGATCATGGCGTCCATGTTGTCGCATTCTTCGTCGATCAGGGTGAGGAAGTCTGTCCGTTTCTCCTCGGACCACAGCACCTCCTCCAGGAGCAGAGCGGTGGTGTAGCCCTTGAGGGCGCCGAGCGAGGTCCGGAGTTCATGCGAGAGGTTGGCCATCACCTCCGAGCGTAGGCGCTCGGCCTGCTGGGCATCGCGGATGACATTGGCCTGCTGCAGCAGGCGATCGCGGTCGATGGCCAGGGCGATCAGGTCCGCTAGTGTTTGCACGAACGGCAGGTCGTTCTCGGTGAACTCCGCCGGGCCCCGAAGGGTATGCAGCTCGAGCACGCCCAGTTTGCGCTCGCCTACGCGCAGCGGTGCGCCCACAGCGCTGATGGGCAGCTTCTGCGAACCGAGGGCGCGGGCGATAGCGGCCGCGTTGGCTGGCCGCAGATCCGCCATGGCAGCCGCCACTTCCGCGGGGGTCTTGAACAGCCGTGCCCGGCCGGCGTCGTAGACCTTGCCGCTCATGGCCTCTCCGGCCCGGTACCCGACTTTGTGTAACAGTTCGAGGTCGTAGCCGAAGGCGGCGGCAGGGCGAAACAGTCCGGCGCCGTCGTCCCAGATCGTGATCACCCCGACTTCGGCCGGGTCGAGCACATTAACCAGCTTGGACATGACCGCGCTCAGGAGGGCGGAGAGCTCCTGGGCGGCGTTGAGCGCCTTGGCGACTTCATTCAGCGCGTGCAGTTCGCGCTGCGCCTGTTTGTAGCCTGCCTTGGCGGGTGCTGTCATGCCGGCCCCCGCGGTCAGTGTACAGGCAGTGACCAGACAGGTCAACGCACTGAGGGTTCAGGACATATGAGCCACGCTGCAATCGCCTCCCGCCATGGAAGGAGGCGAGCTCAACCGTGGGTAACCGGACGGACCTACTTCCGGCCTCACCCCCTTGCCTCTGGCGGCACCGCGGTGCGGAGGGGTGCCTCCCTAAGCGGGCGATGCGGAGAGCCCTTTCAGGATGCTGCGCGGTGGGAGGGAGTCCTGGAGGAGTTGAGGGTTCGACGGATTGAAGCGGGGCCGCCTACAGAAAGGGAAGCGCTGCGCTCATGCTCTCATATCTATCCAGACCTGCACCCGCACGGTCTCACCTCACTGAAGCCGGGGAAGATGACCTATGGGGTCCGGGCTGCGCCCAAACCCCACACGTCGCGAAGCTCTCTCCTCGCAGGAGAGGAGGTGCTTGAATCTAGGCCTTGACGCCGGCAGCCTCGAGACGACCCTTGCAGAAGGCCTCAACACCCTCAACCGCCTTGGAGAACTCAGCCACGGTGAACAACGTCGAAGGGTGGGTGTTGAACTGGTCGAGCGACAGCCCGGCCGGCTCAAAGGCCTGCATCGTGAACGGCATCTGGTAGATCTTCTCGAGGGTCGACTCAGGAATCTCCTCGTCGATGGCCGTGTCCCTGAACTCCAGGTCATCCCCCAGCTGGAACATTGGCTCGAGGGCGCTCGGCGGCAGCGTGTACACGATGTCGCCGCCGGCGATCTCCTGCACGTCCCAGTAACGCATCTTGCCGTTGACGAGCGGACCGGTGCGCACCGAGCACATCAGCAACTTGCTCGGATACCCGCCTTCCTGGAGCATGCGGTAGGCCCGCCGGAAGACCCCAATTCCGAACCACTTGCGATCGGCCTCGGTCCAGTTCACGCCATAATAGGCGGCCTGTTCCGGGAGGATCGGGCGTTCGGTCAGGCGGCCCATCATGTGCGTGATCACGGCCCGCCAACCGGAGGTATCGACCTTGTTCTTGTTGGCCTCAGCCAGGCCTTCGACAGCAGCCCGCGCCACGGCCATGATCTGCGGCAGCGTGAAGCATGTGGTGGTGTTGGTGGCGATGCCCTTCGAGGTCAGGTGGCGAACGACGTCCACCCCCTGCTGGCTGGCCGGGACCTTGATCATGACGTTCTTCGACAGGGCCTTCAGCTCATCTGCCTGCCCATACATGATTTCCTTCTCAGTGAAGAGCCGAGGATCGAGCTGGCCGGAGACCCAGCCATAGCGACCGCCGGAGGCCTCAAACAGCGGCAGCAGCTTCTCGGCCCCGCGCTGGACGATCTCCTTGTAGGTCATCCACCACAGGTCCTTCAGTTGGATGCCGGGATTGGCCTTGATCTGGTCGTCGACCCACTTCTCCCACAGGGCCGGGTCGGTCTTGATGGCCGTCAACGAGAGGGGGGGATTGGTGGTGCAGCCACGGAAGACGCTCTTGGCCATGTCCTCCCAGACGAACAGACGCTTGAGCTGTGCCTCGAGCTCCTTCTTCTTGGCGGCGGGAGCGGCCTCCACGTTCTTCTTCACCCACCAGTCAAAGATCAGTGGGGACGAGTCCCACCAGATCTCCGCATCCGGGTTGGTCCTCTGCAAGCGTTCGAATACACTTTCGGCCATGGATGTTCCTCCTGCCTGAGGGTTCCCCGGACCGGCTTGGCCGGCTGCCACCGGGGGCGGATAGATCTAAGGAATTCGACACCGCCGGGCACATCCTGCCGGCCGCGGCGGATGTCTCATCGTAGCACGGAAGGGCCCAGGGGCCGGCCCGCCCAAACTCACTACCTTGGAATGATGCTTGTCAAACCTGCCGGGTGCCGGGCGCCGCTTCAGGCGCGGAGGCGCTCGCCCTTCGGATCGAAAAGCGGGTCGTTCTCCACCGTCAGCTTGATGCGCTCGCCGAACAGTTCGACCTCGAGGACCGTGCCCGGCTTGGCCAGCCCAACCGGCAGCAAGCCGTAGGCGATGCTCTTTTTGACGGCGTAGCCGTAGCCGCCGGACGTGATCCAGCCGACGACCTTGTCCTTCTCGAAGATCGGCTCGTTGCCCAGCGCCACGGCCGTCGGATCCGCCAGCGACAGGCAGCACAGCTTCTGCTTGATGCCGTCTTTCTTCTGCTTGAGCAAGGCTTCGCGCCCGACGAAGTCACCCTTGTCCAACTTCACAGCGAAGCCCAGCCCGGCCTCGTAGGGTGTGTAATCCGGGTTCATGTCGGCGGCCCAATAGCGGTAGCCCTTCTCCAGCCGCAGCGAGTCGATCGCCTTGTAGCCGGCGGCGACGATCCCGTCCGGTTCGCCGGCCTGCCACAGGGTGTCCCACAGGCGCTCGCCGTACTCGATCGGGCAGTAGAACTCCCAGCCCAGCTCGCCGACGTAGGTCACCCGCATCGCTAGCACCGGCACGGCCCCGACGGCCATGCGCTTGGCGGTCATGTAGGGGAAGCCCTCGTTCGAGATGTCGTCCCGCGTCACGCGCCCGAGGATCGTGCGCGCCTTGGGTCCCCACAGCCCGAGGCAGGCATAGGAGGAGGTGACGTCGTCAAGGGCTACCGATCCATCTTCCGGCGCCCGCAGGCGCATCCAGGAAATGTCGTGCTGGCCGAAGGCGGTGCCGGTGATGATCAGGAAACGGTCGATGCCGGTGCGAGTCACGGTGAAGTCGCATTCGATACCGCCGCGCTCGTTGAGCATTGATGTGTAGATCACCGAGCCGACCGGTTTGTCGATCTGGTTGTCGCACAGGTAGTTGAGGAATTTCAAGGCCCC is part of the Anaerolineales bacterium genome and encodes:
- a CDS encoding response regulator transcription factor — its product is MPADHSPVPPAAKDPPLRVLVIEDELKLARLVEEVLTSAGCEVRLLAEPTEVALAASRWQPDVVLLDLVLRGVAVGQDLTYALRAVTAAPIILVTAQRGGNGLPSGLERLVDDVLWKPFAAGELLRRVRMAADRHRSGDRPGGGVIVCGDLRMDDLHRRVFLSGRQVSLTSGEYGLLRMLAQHADREVAAQDLLMAVWGAAFADDLEYLEAYICHLREKVEADPANPRRLLAGGHGYRLACPGAAAGPPG
- a CDS encoding response regulator transcription factor; protein product: MERGKILVVDDEPKLVRLVREVLTAAGYSVLSTGRGENAVEMAAMERPDLVILDVVLAGAMDGFGVAQRVREFSDVPIIMLTARDRETDLVRGFEQGADDYITKPFSSKELLVRVRAVIRRSRKESVAADEVELACGELRIDLPRRKLTVGGQEVHLTPTEYRLLHELAVHKNQVMLHSQLLAAVWGPEYRDDLEYLRAYIRYLRQKVEADPGHPVRIVTSPGVGYMLACPDEPD
- a CDS encoding ATP-binding protein, encoding MTAPAKAGYKQAQRELHALNEVAKALNAAQELSALLSAVMSKLVNVLDPAEVGVITIWDDGAGLFRPAAAFGYDLELLHKVGYRAGEAMSGKVYDAGRARLFKTPAEVAAAMADLRPANAAAIARALGSQKLPISAVGAPLRVGERKLGVLELHTLRGPAEFTENDLPFVQTLADLIALAIDRDRLLQQANVIRDAQQAERLRSEVMANLSHELRTSLGALKGYTTALLLEEVLWSEEKRTDFLTLIDEECDNMDAMIQEVLSASLIETGQFTLEKQPLRLPILAREVAEQMQRRTEIHQLIVDFPPGFPIVDADHLRIRQVLRVILDNAIKYSPDGGRVLIRGETRAQEVVICLSDQGVGISPENLIPLFEKYFRVRAPTGYHVAGTGLGLPVARAIVIAHAGRIWAESKVGEGTSLYFSLPYEALPGSARA
- a CDS encoding FAD-dependent oxidoreductase, giving the protein VTSRGTIKTEIVVNAAGQWGGDVGRMVGIYLPVVPMAHLYLITKPIEGVTHNFPTLRDPDLLVYWREEVGGLITGGYEHDPAPFGLDGIPDDFNYKLLPPDWERFTPLMENSIRRVPVVEKAEIIQLLNGPEGFTPDAEFLLGPTHVKGFWVACAFCAHGLAGAGGIGKTMAEWIIHGTPEWDAWRLDVRRFGPNYASVDYTLARTMETYGRYYDIHYPGEERTSGRPLRLGPAYHRQKELGAFFGEKFGWERPNWYTPHEKLAKHGYEPRGWYRQNWSPAIGVECLGTRERAGLFDESSFSKIELRGPGALKFLNYLCDNQIDKPVGSVIYTSMLNERGGIECDFTVTRTGIDRFLIITGTAFGQHDISWMRLRAPEDGSVALDDVTSSYACLGLWGPKARTILGRVTRDDISNEGFPYMTAKRMAVGAVPVLAMRVTYVGELGWEFYCPIEYGERLWDTLWQAGEPDGIVAAGYKAIDSLRLEKGYRYWAADMNPDYTPYEAGLGFAVKLDKGDFVGREALLKQKKDGIKQKLCCLSLADPTAVALGNEPIFEKDKVVGWITSGGYGYAVKKSIAYGLLPVGLAKPGTVLEVELFGERIKLTVENDPLFDPKGERLRA